In one Microbacterium invictum genomic region, the following are encoded:
- a CDS encoding ParA family protein, with product MSLDTTLRAYATVTGPTATFTTPEGLVEPLSATPADDIRQMIVRRAVDEARRTGQPVELVTTGDRGEHHLRIDANGTLVTAAASVPGPGTIAAHINSPSQQGREVNTEAPGREPLRNHRAPEPPSRPSFIDTSSAVDPKSGGWRAFFARLGFGPSPAELRRRDDEREVSQQWAGCRTIAIANGKGGVGKTMTTAMLAAVFGRYGGGNVLAWDNNDTRGTLGWRTEAGRYDTTIKDLLPAASDLLAQSAGVSDIARYVHHQPVDRYDVLRSNPELLAVHQRILTAEFDLLMQVAARYYRVVIFDSGNDESAERWLRMADSSNQLVLPTLATPESAESAALLLDALRERDERSRELADNAVVVVTEAEPNPRGANRIAEGFSGHVRAVEHIPFDPALKSGALRLDNLRTPTRDAWIRVAAAAARGL from the coding sequence ATGAGTCTCGACACCACGCTGCGCGCGTACGCCACGGTCACCGGACCGACGGCCACGTTCACCACGCCGGAGGGGCTCGTCGAGCCGCTCTCGGCGACTCCCGCCGACGACATCCGGCAGATGATCGTCCGTCGTGCCGTCGATGAGGCCCGGCGCACCGGTCAGCCCGTCGAGCTCGTCACCACCGGCGATCGGGGCGAGCATCACCTGCGGATCGACGCCAACGGCACGCTCGTCACGGCTGCGGCGAGCGTGCCCGGACCTGGGACGATCGCCGCCCACATTAACAGCCCATCGCAACAGGGAAGGGAGGTGAACACCGAAGCTCCGGGGCGCGAACCGCTTCGCAACCACCGCGCCCCGGAGCCTCCCTCGCGCCCGAGCTTCATCGACACCTCGTCCGCCGTCGATCCGAAGAGCGGGGGTTGGCGTGCGTTCTTCGCTCGGCTGGGTTTCGGTCCTTCTCCCGCCGAGCTGAGGCGGCGAGACGACGAGCGCGAGGTCTCGCAGCAGTGGGCCGGATGCCGGACCATCGCGATCGCGAATGGCAAGGGCGGCGTCGGCAAGACGATGACCACCGCGATGCTCGCCGCTGTGTTCGGCCGCTACGGCGGCGGCAATGTCCTCGCGTGGGACAACAACGACACCCGAGGCACGCTCGGCTGGCGTACCGAGGCAGGACGATACGACACGACGATCAAGGATCTGCTGCCGGCAGCATCCGATCTGCTGGCGCAGAGCGCCGGCGTCTCCGACATCGCTCGGTACGTCCATCACCAGCCGGTCGATCGGTACGACGTGCTGCGCTCGAATCCCGAACTCCTCGCTGTGCACCAGCGCATCCTCACCGCCGAGTTCGATCTGCTGATGCAGGTCGCCGCCCGGTACTACCGGGTCGTCATCTTCGACTCCGGCAACGACGAGTCGGCGGAGCGCTGGCTGCGGATGGCCGACTCGTCGAACCAGCTCGTGCTGCCCACCCTCGCGACACCCGAATCGGCCGAGTCCGCCGCTCTGCTGCTCGATGCGCTCCGCGAGCGCGACGAGCGATCGCGCGAACTCGCGGACAACGCGGTCGTGGTCGTCACGGAAGCCGAGCCGAACCCGCGTGGGGCGAACCGCATCGCGGAGGGCTTCTCGGGCCACGTCCGTGCAGTCGAACACATCCCGTTCGACCCCGCTCTGAAGTCGGGGGCTCTGCGTCTCGATAACCTCCGCACCCCCACGCGCGATGCGTGGATCCGCGTCGCCGCGGCCGCGGCCCGGGGCCTGTGA
- a CDS encoding SCO6880 family protein → MSTQDLARPVRLPRRSRQGVVMGMDGWQLTCLTAAAIIVLIGVNRFGPPGLLYAAPLYLPIGIFAFVTVHGDSAPRQVGLWYMKQLRHTTGATRQVYRPERAHLAGTLNLPGIRASIQLWDVDDVACVYNPHDRSVSVTAEVEVQGFLMKDDPERFDLTQQWAPVLASFTQRPGIKRAVLQERTIPTTIRPARDYYQSVTLKRTLNGDSPVAHNYDAVMDKSERYAVSHRNYLTFTLDLIALGPQLKSLGGGEDAVKALAALEARNLADALSAARISVRRWLTTRDVAALARVGFDPEFAANVQNRDDAHVGVDPVAIGPMYLEEPRGKNSVVYTDSGVHTTLWIQEWPRSDTAVGFVEPIVFARMPATGEAITHIMSIVLTPVSVKKAMRRIEDDKKVWRGNERLRAKRGVDGSAADAADWDALERQEEEIVAGHGEFRYGAYLTVSARSEELLDQAIAGMRNALARSGMEPQILYCQQAEALMVNVLPIGLGMK, encoded by the coding sequence ATGTCGACTCAGGACCTCGCCCGACCCGTCCGTCTGCCGCGCCGCTCGAGGCAGGGCGTCGTGATGGGCATGGACGGCTGGCAGCTCACCTGCCTCACCGCGGCCGCGATCATCGTGCTGATCGGGGTCAACCGCTTCGGCCCGCCTGGACTGCTGTACGCCGCACCCCTATACCTGCCGATCGGCATCTTCGCGTTCGTCACGGTGCATGGCGACTCCGCTCCGCGGCAGGTCGGGCTCTGGTACATGAAGCAGTTGCGCCACACGACCGGTGCGACGCGGCAGGTCTACCGCCCCGAGCGAGCTCACCTCGCCGGCACACTCAACCTGCCCGGCATCCGCGCATCCATCCAGCTGTGGGACGTGGACGACGTCGCGTGCGTCTACAACCCGCACGACCGGTCGGTGTCGGTGACCGCCGAGGTCGAGGTGCAGGGCTTCCTTATGAAGGACGACCCGGAGCGCTTCGACCTCACACAGCAGTGGGCTCCGGTGCTCGCGTCGTTCACGCAGCGCCCCGGTATCAAGCGCGCGGTGCTGCAGGAGCGCACGATTCCGACCACGATCCGACCCGCTCGCGACTACTACCAATCGGTCACACTGAAGCGGACGCTCAACGGCGACTCCCCCGTCGCCCACAACTACGACGCCGTGATGGACAAGTCCGAACGGTACGCGGTCTCGCACCGCAATTACCTGACCTTCACCCTCGACCTGATCGCGCTCGGGCCTCAGCTGAAGTCGCTCGGCGGCGGCGAGGACGCGGTCAAGGCTCTTGCCGCGCTCGAGGCCCGCAACCTCGCCGACGCTCTGAGCGCCGCGCGGATCAGCGTCAGGCGATGGCTGACAACCCGCGACGTCGCGGCGCTCGCTCGTGTGGGCTTCGACCCCGAGTTCGCGGCGAACGTGCAGAACCGCGACGATGCCCACGTCGGTGTCGATCCGGTAGCGATCGGGCCGATGTACCTCGAGGAGCCGCGCGGCAAGAACAGCGTCGTCTACACGGACTCGGGCGTACACACGACTCTCTGGATTCAAGAGTGGCCGCGATCGGACACCGCAGTCGGGTTCGTCGAGCCGATCGTCTTCGCCCGGATGCCGGCCACCGGCGAGGCGATCACGCACATCATGTCGATCGTCCTGACGCCGGTCTCGGTCAAGAAGGCGATGCGCCGCATCGAGGACGACAAGAAGGTCTGGCGGGGCAACGAACGGCTTCGCGCGAAGCGAGGAGTCGATGGCTCGGCCGCCGATGCCGCGGACTGGGACGCGCTCGAACGGCAGGAAGAGGAGATCGTGGCCGGCCACGGCGAGTTCCGGTACGGCGCGTATCTCACGGTGAGCGCCCGCAGCGAGGAGTTGCTGGATCAGGCGATCGCAGGCATGCGCAATGCGCTCGCGCGGTCTGGCATGGAGCCGCAGATCCTCTACTGCCAGCAGGCGGAGGCGCTGATGGTCAACGTGCTTCCCATCGGGCTGGGGATGAAGTGA